The following are from one region of the Variovorax sp. V213 genome:
- a CDS encoding DUF2239 family protein, giving the protein MPSDTPPTKLIVFAGFKRIAQGSTADVLAQLRERKDDTPCLVFNEQTGEQLDLDVHNRAGAVAHAASAAAHEETPRGVGRPKLGVVAREVTLLPRHWDWLNRQPGGASVALRRLVQEASRVNADRDAVRASREAAYRFMTAIAGALPGFEEATRALFAGERNRFEALIDSWPPDLRVHLQELSAAGWSTTA; this is encoded by the coding sequence ATGCCATCCGACACGCCACCCACCAAGCTGATTGTTTTTGCCGGCTTCAAGCGCATCGCCCAGGGAAGCACCGCTGACGTGCTCGCACAATTGCGCGAGCGCAAGGACGACACGCCCTGTCTCGTGTTCAACGAACAGACCGGTGAACAGCTCGACTTAGACGTTCACAACCGGGCCGGCGCCGTGGCGCATGCGGCCAGCGCCGCGGCCCACGAAGAAACCCCGCGCGGCGTGGGCCGCCCGAAGCTCGGTGTAGTCGCGCGAGAAGTCACCCTGCTGCCGCGCCACTGGGACTGGCTCAACCGTCAACCTGGCGGCGCCTCGGTCGCACTGCGGCGGCTGGTCCAGGAGGCGAGCCGCGTCAACGCCGACCGCGACGCCGTGCGCGCATCGCGCGAAGCGGCCTACCGCTTCATGACCGCGATCGCGGGCGCCCTGCCCGGCTTCGAGGAAGCCACCCGCGCGCTGTTCGCCGGCGAGCGAAACCGCTTCGAGGCGCTGATCGACTCCTGGCCACCGGACCTGCGCGTCCACCTTCAAGAATTGTCCGCCGCCGGCTGGAGCACCACCGCATGA
- a CDS encoding GIY-YIG nuclease family protein — MPQETRRALVRKYKETVRPAGVFVIRNTLSGRLYMGGSLDVEGAMNRARFELGLRSHRNKALVRDWAAHGAANFSFEVIDRVKERDDPAFDRAAELEKLLALWREELQCHGDRGYDAP, encoded by the coding sequence ATGCCCCAAGAGACGAGGCGCGCCCTCGTCCGCAAATACAAGGAAACGGTCCGCCCCGCGGGTGTCTTCGTCATCCGCAATACGCTCAGCGGCCGCCTCTACATGGGTGGGAGCCTCGATGTGGAGGGGGCGATGAACCGCGCCCGCTTCGAACTCGGCCTGCGCTCGCACCGCAACAAGGCGCTGGTGCGCGACTGGGCCGCGCACGGTGCGGCGAACTTCAGCTTCGAGGTGATCGACCGCGTGAAGGAGCGCGACGACCCGGCCTTCGACCGCGCCGCGGAACTCGAAAAACTGCTTGCGCTCTGGCGCGAGGAGCTTCAGTGCCACGGTGACCGGGGCTACGACGCGCCATGA
- a CDS encoding sensor histidine kinase, giving the protein MMSGRLWRPTLVQRVFLAVLLAFVFVLLALQAYMYVNFRQSLAVDQGLSKLGRSLTHAISQLDDEASVRAVIVSTETIYKTLRISGNPAGTLRFQLRERGGRLIYSSSGVRGEILAGPLRRVTTQDIGGEPYWVYQDETPRWSLRLAEPERTFAKVLHNNTRNMLPYLLLAFPIVLLPVWLAVKHGLRPLRRLADGIGGRKATDLSPLGVDPPYAELRPLTSALERMLQQLRDKVQRERAFVHDAAHELRTPMAVIAAQAHALAGAGTGEDRARAQAHLEQAIARASHLTQQLLDLALLDEAQPAAPRRIDVAQLARELLAQAAPSAMARGIELTFDAADSLDASIDVPAFQSILENLLNNAIRYVHDRGQVAVALRAEDEGLVLTVADDGPGIPAAEREQVFERFYRGAGHEASGSGLGLSIVRQAVARMEGRVDVTEGLSNKGVAFRVVLPVVAGG; this is encoded by the coding sequence ATGATGAGCGGCAGGCTGTGGCGCCCCACGCTCGTGCAGCGTGTCTTTCTGGCCGTGCTGCTGGCCTTCGTTTTCGTGCTGCTGGCATTGCAGGCGTACATGTACGTCAACTTCCGGCAGTCGCTGGCCGTCGACCAGGGCTTGAGCAAGCTCGGCCGCTCGCTGACGCATGCCATTTCGCAGCTCGACGACGAGGCCAGCGTGCGCGCCGTCATCGTGTCGACCGAGACGATCTACAAGACCCTTCGCATCAGCGGCAATCCGGCGGGAACGCTGCGATTCCAGCTCCGGGAACGCGGCGGCAGGCTGATCTACTCGTCCTCCGGGGTGCGCGGCGAGATCCTTGCCGGGCCGCTGCGGCGAGTGACCACCCAAGACATTGGCGGCGAACCGTACTGGGTCTACCAGGATGAAACGCCGCGCTGGTCGCTGCGCCTCGCGGAGCCCGAGCGCACCTTTGCCAAGGTGCTGCACAACAACACGCGCAACATGCTGCCCTATCTGCTGCTCGCGTTCCCGATCGTGCTGCTGCCGGTCTGGCTCGCGGTAAAGCACGGGCTTCGGCCGTTGCGCCGGCTGGCCGATGGCATCGGCGGCCGCAAGGCCACCGACCTTTCGCCCCTGGGCGTGGACCCGCCCTATGCCGAGCTCAGGCCGTTGACCTCGGCGCTCGAGCGCATGCTGCAGCAGCTGCGCGACAAGGTGCAGCGCGAGCGCGCCTTCGTGCACGACGCGGCCCACGAGCTGCGAACGCCGATGGCCGTCATCGCAGCCCAGGCGCATGCGCTGGCCGGCGCGGGCACGGGCGAGGACCGGGCGCGCGCGCAGGCCCATCTGGAACAGGCGATTGCACGGGCCTCGCACCTGACGCAGCAACTGCTCGACCTCGCGTTGCTCGACGAGGCCCAGCCGGCCGCGCCAAGGCGTATCGACGTTGCACAGCTGGCTCGGGAGCTCCTCGCGCAGGCGGCGCCGAGCGCCATGGCGCGCGGCATCGAGCTGACGTTCGACGCGGCCGACAGCCTGGACGCATCCATCGACGTGCCGGCGTTCCAGTCGATCCTGGAGAACCTGCTGAATAACGCGATCCGCTACGTGCACGACCGGGGCCAGGTGGCGGTGGCGCTGCGGGCGGAAGACGAAGGCCTGGTGCTCACGGTGGCCGACGACGGCCCCGGAATTCCGGCCGCCGAGCGCGAGCAGGTGTTCGAGCGCTTCTATCGCGGGGCGGGCCATGAAGCGAGCGGCTCGGGCCTGGGCCTTTCCATCGTCAGGCAGGCCGTCGCCCGGATGGAGGGCAGGGTCGACGTGACCGAAGGCCTGTCGAACAAGGGTGTGGCTTTCCGCGTCGTGCTGCCGGTGGTGGCGGGGGGTTGA
- a CDS encoding AsnC family transcriptional regulator: MCLNIGRAHACLNLKLQEELGAFHGLNYEDFTLLHRLLGAEGGCMPAADLARSLGLPISALIRKMVLLEKTGLAERTAGTDGDGLHAAIRPGGRKLMQAAVTTVEAICADAVKSLAPEGLSQINVALLALCHDDTPYA, from the coding sequence TTGTGCCTCAACATCGGCCGTGCCCACGCCTGCCTGAACCTGAAGCTCCAGGAGGAGCTGGGCGCCTTCCATGGCCTGAACTACGAAGACTTCACGCTGCTTCATCGGCTTCTCGGCGCCGAAGGCGGCTGCATGCCGGCAGCCGACCTTGCGCGATCCCTGGGGTTGCCGATCTCGGCGTTGATTCGCAAAATGGTCCTGCTCGAAAAAACGGGGCTGGCCGAACGCACGGCAGGCACGGATGGAGACGGCCTTCATGCAGCCATTCGCCCCGGCGGCAGAAAACTGATGCAAGCTGCAGTCACGACCGTCGAAGCAATCTGCGCCGATGCGGTGAAATCGCTGGCTCCGGAAGGCCTGTCGCAAATCAACGTTGCGCTCCTTGCGCTTTGCCACGACGACACGCCGTACGCCTGA
- a CDS encoding prolyl oligopeptidase family serine peptidase, which yields MRYSRTPSRWRIALAAAFATLALLSGCATGPTHPALVAARQGNTLPPLVPMRRFVANIDAVNGHVLSPDGQQLVWFQAVGTDVGLGVRKTADAAMVDSASTRTFATGTLARPFVSGPTYSWLPDSRHLAYLKDFTGDENTQIFVLDTEAPGAKPWAVTPWPGVRSAMLGWGAPGSATFYFANNQRDRSSMDLFEGDARTRTVREIARSEPDSRVISWFIDTRRELAGRMRQLGSADGSDRLLELRQPDGGWRAFRTVKAFDSFWPQRIDLGAGRLWTMTNVGRDKLALVEVDLATGAERLLAEDAEVDLDYGVFPPQQGAPLAYVSEPGRPRITYLDAALGSEVAGAVKTARERGWLNAEPVITRPAGMANDQRRMVLRSTTENETVELLLDRASGQLTRLTPPREPTTDLFSPMEPFSFMASDGLVIHGYLVRPRGVQGPAPLVVNIHGGPWTRDSWQSASLTPTQMLANRGYAVLNVNYRGSAGYGRAFMMAGALETSGRLQRDIAEAVQWAIDQGVADPKRMAVLGGSFGGFSVLAQLIQKPHDYRCGIDVVGVANWPRVIENWPPFWRNRHYFAAFFGDVNKPEERQRMLQDSPISQIDRITAPLLVIHGANDVRVLRQDSDEVVATLQKLGRPVEYMSFPDEGHSVRKWRNRLAQWRKIEDTLAVCLGGRSNGFDFYELMPRQ from the coding sequence ATGAGATACAGCAGAACCCCCAGCCGCTGGCGCATCGCTCTTGCTGCCGCCTTCGCCACGCTGGCGCTTCTTTCCGGCTGCGCCACCGGTCCCACGCACCCGGCGCTGGTTGCCGCGCGGCAGGGCAACACGCTGCCGCCGCTCGTTCCCATGCGCCGCTTCGTCGCGAACATCGACGCGGTCAACGGCCATGTGCTCTCGCCCGACGGGCAGCAGCTCGTATGGTTTCAGGCGGTCGGCACCGACGTGGGCCTTGGCGTGCGCAAGACGGCCGATGCCGCCATGGTCGACAGCGCCAGCACCCGCACCTTCGCGACCGGCACGCTGGCACGGCCCTTCGTGTCCGGGCCCACCTACTCGTGGCTGCCCGACAGCCGCCACCTGGCTTACCTCAAGGACTTCACGGGCGACGAGAACACGCAAATCTTCGTGCTCGACACCGAGGCGCCAGGCGCCAAGCCCTGGGCCGTGACGCCCTGGCCCGGCGTGCGCTCGGCCATGCTGGGATGGGGCGCGCCCGGCAGCGCCACCTTCTACTTCGCGAACAACCAGCGCGACCGCTCCAGCATGGACCTTTTCGAAGGCGATGCGCGCACCCGCACCGTGCGCGAGATTGCGCGCAGCGAACCCGACAGCCGCGTGATCTCGTGGTTCATCGACACCCGGCGCGAACTCGCGGGCCGCATGCGGCAGCTTGGCAGCGCCGACGGCTCCGACCGGCTCCTGGAACTGCGCCAGCCCGATGGCGGCTGGCGCGCCTTCAGAACGGTGAAGGCTTTCGATTCCTTCTGGCCCCAGCGCATCGACCTCGGCGCCGGGCGGCTCTGGACGATGACGAATGTCGGCCGCGACAAGCTCGCCCTGGTCGAAGTCGACCTGGCCACCGGCGCGGAGCGGCTGCTGGCGGAAGATGCGGAGGTCGACCTCGACTATGGCGTGTTTCCGCCGCAGCAGGGAGCGCCGCTCGCGTACGTCTCGGAACCCGGCCGCCCGCGCATCACCTATCTCGATGCCGCTCTGGGCAGCGAGGTGGCCGGCGCCGTGAAGACGGCCCGGGAGCGCGGCTGGCTGAACGCCGAGCCCGTCATCACGCGCCCCGCGGGCATGGCCAACGACCAGCGCCGCATGGTGCTGCGCTCGACCACCGAGAACGAAACCGTGGAGCTGCTGCTCGACCGCGCGAGCGGGCAACTCACGCGGCTCACGCCGCCGCGCGAGCCGACCACCGACCTCTTCTCCCCCATGGAGCCCTTCTCGTTCATGGCATCCGACGGTCTCGTGATCCACGGCTACCTCGTGCGGCCGCGCGGCGTACAGGGGCCTGCGCCGCTCGTGGTGAACATCCACGGCGGCCCGTGGACCCGCGACTCGTGGCAATCCGCGAGCTTGACTCCCACGCAGATGCTCGCGAACCGGGGCTATGCCGTCCTCAACGTGAACTACCGCGGCTCCGCCGGCTACGGACGCGCCTTCATGATGGCCGGCGCCCTCGAAACCAGCGGCCGGCTCCAACGCGACATCGCCGAAGCCGTGCAATGGGCCATCGACCAGGGCGTGGCCGACCCGAAGCGCATGGCCGTGCTCGGCGGGAGCTTTGGCGGCTTTTCGGTGCTCGCGCAGCTCATCCAGAAGCCGCACGACTACCGCTGCGGCATCGACGTGGTGGGCGTTGCCAACTGGCCCCGCGTGATCGAGAACTGGCCGCCGTTCTGGCGCAACCGCCACTACTTCGCGGCGTTCTTCGGCGACGTCAACAAGCCGGAAGAACGCCAGCGCATGCTGCAGGATTCGCCCATCTCCCAGATCGACCGCATCACCGCGCCGCTTCTCGTGATCCACGGTGCCAACGACGTGCGCGTGCTGCGGCAGGATTCGGACGAGGTGGTGGCCACGCTCCAGAAGCTTGGCCGGCCGGTCGAGTACATGAGCTTTCCGGACGAGGGGCACAGCGTGCGCAAATGGCGCAACCGGCTCGCGCAGTGGCGCAAGATCGAAGACACGCTCGCGGTGTGCCTTGGCGGCCGCAGCAACGGGTTCGACTTCTACGAGCTGATGCCGCGGCAGTAG
- a CDS encoding membrane integrity-associated transporter subunit PqiC: MKKKKPFLLAAAAAAAALTVLAGCASKPDNYYTLASPVPAAEAAPSTIGSAAPLYIELAPVAVPERLARPQMVVGRPNGGVQVDVLEQHRWAASFENELQDALASGIAARLGALDVTKGGRQTSQPVWRIAVQVRQFDAVDGGRVDAGFNWTLRRSDEARTMVCQLNVGESVASGIDAVAQGAQHVTAAAAAAIARSVAAARANAAATACMP, translated from the coding sequence ATGAAGAAGAAAAAACCGTTCCTGCTCGCAGCAGCAGCAGCTGCTGCTGCGCTGACCGTTCTGGCAGGCTGCGCGAGCAAGCCCGACAACTACTACACGCTGGCAAGCCCGGTGCCGGCTGCGGAGGCGGCGCCTTCGACCATCGGCAGTGCCGCGCCGCTCTACATCGAGCTGGCACCGGTGGCCGTGCCCGAGCGGCTCGCGAGGCCGCAAATGGTGGTGGGCCGACCGAATGGCGGCGTGCAGGTCGACGTGCTCGAGCAGCACCGCTGGGCCGCGTCGTTCGAGAACGAACTGCAGGACGCGCTGGCCAGCGGCATCGCGGCCCGGCTTGGCGCGCTCGACGTCACCAAGGGCGGCCGGCAAACGTCGCAGCCCGTGTGGCGCATCGCGGTGCAGGTGCGCCAGTTCGACGCGGTCGATGGCGGCCGGGTGGACGCGGGCTTCAACTGGACGCTGCGGCGCTCGGACGAGGCTCGCACGATGGTGTGCCAGCTGAACGTGGGTGAGTCGGTTGCGAGCGGCATCGATGCGGTGGCGCAGGGGGCGCAGCACGTGACTGCGGCCGCGGCGGCGGCCATCGCGCGCAGCGTGGCCGCGGCGCGGGCGAACGCGGCAGCGACCGCATGCATGCCCTGA
- a CDS encoding response regulator → MHILLIEDDLDLGRALQAALKVEGLSSEWRRRGADAPRALDATVFDCVLLDLSLPDGSGLDLLARWRREGSSLPVIVITARSAVEDRLAGLDGGADDFVIKPFATAELISRIRAVLRRSARQASEVWTLGALAIEPRRHTASLNGAPLELSPREFRLLLELAREPGAVVAKGVLAQKLEPLGEPLDFAAVEVHVSNLRRKIGSALVHTVRGVGYMLAS, encoded by the coding sequence GTGCACATCCTGCTGATCGAAGACGACCTCGACCTTGGCCGCGCCCTGCAGGCCGCGCTCAAGGTCGAGGGCCTCAGCAGCGAATGGCGCCGGCGCGGGGCCGACGCGCCGCGCGCGCTGGACGCCACCGTTTTCGATTGCGTGCTGCTCGACCTGTCGTTGCCGGACGGCAGCGGCCTGGACCTGCTCGCGCGGTGGCGGCGCGAGGGCAGCAGTCTTCCGGTCATCGTGATCACCGCGCGTTCGGCGGTGGAAGACCGGTTGGCAGGGCTCGACGGAGGCGCGGACGATTTCGTCATCAAGCCCTTTGCCACCGCCGAGCTCATCTCCCGCATCCGCGCCGTGCTGCGCCGCTCGGCGCGGCAGGCCAGCGAGGTGTGGACCCTGGGCGCGCTGGCCATCGAACCGCGCCGTCACACCGCCTCGCTGAACGGAGCGCCGCTGGAGCTGTCGCCGCGCGAATTCCGGCTTCTGCTCGAATTGGCGCGCGAGCCGGGCGCCGTGGTGGCCAAGGGTGTGCTCGCGCAAAAGCTCGAGCCGCTGGGCGAGCCCTTGGACTTTGCCGCGGTGGAAGTGCATGTGTCGAACCTTCGGCGCAAGATCGGCAGCGCCCTGGTGCACACCGTGCGCGGAGTGGGCTACATGCTCGCCTCATGA
- a CDS encoding VOC family protein encodes MQKIVPCLWFDGNGEDALKFYTGIFPNSRMTEKQLWGDENPSLKGSLLTAMFELDGQEFMVLNGGPQYKFTPAISMLVKCETQAEVDNYWDKLLEGGGQPVQCGWLTDRYGVSWQVAPMPILRMFRDKDPAKAARAMQAMMKMVKLDIAEVKKAFDGE; translated from the coding sequence ATGCAGAAGATCGTTCCCTGCCTCTGGTTCGACGGCAACGGCGAAGACGCACTGAAGTTCTACACCGGCATCTTCCCGAACTCGCGCATGACCGAAAAGCAGCTCTGGGGCGATGAGAACCCCAGCCTGAAGGGCTCGCTGCTTACCGCGATGTTCGAGCTCGACGGGCAGGAGTTCATGGTGCTCAACGGTGGGCCGCAGTACAAGTTCACCCCGGCCATCTCGATGCTCGTGAAGTGCGAGACGCAGGCCGAGGTCGACAATTACTGGGACAAGCTGCTCGAAGGCGGCGGCCAGCCGGTGCAGTGCGGCTGGCTCACCGACCGCTATGGCGTCTCGTGGCAGGTCGCGCCCATGCCCATCCTGCGCATGTTCCGGGACAAGGACCCGGCCAAGGCCGCCCGCGCGATGCAGGCGATGATGAAGATGGTCAAGCTCGACATCGCCGAGGTGAAGAAAGCCTTCGACGGCGAGTGA
- a CDS encoding MFS transporter — MAQIGKAPCDDTLILHGAKAQEGACPDASKPWVLAAAIVGSSMAFIDGTVVNVALPAIQADLRATAFQAQWVVESYALLLAALLLVGGALGDHFGRRRIFAIGVAIFAIASVACGLSGNVQQLIAARAAQGIGGALLVPGSLALISAAFPEKERGKAIGTWSGFSGITAAAGPVLGGFLVDHFSWAWAFLINVPMALLVMWIVWRHVPESHGSSASGGLDFFGALLATAGLGGIVYAFIEAPTQHWNSPAVLAALAIGIAGSVGFIAAERKARTPMLPLALLRIGNFSGANLLTLLLYAALGGGLYFFPLNLIQVQGYSATVAGAALLPFILIMFALSRWAGQLVDRFGPRLPLVIGPAIAAVGFALFAVPGVGASYWSGFFPAVVVLGLGMTVTVAPLTTTVMNAVGPEQAGVASGVNNAVSRAAAVLAIAVFGVVMAWAFDGALSESLRAMGASAQVSSFLEGERSKLAGAALPPGVDAATAAALKRAVAESFVAGFRWVMLLSAGLAVLSALSAWLMIGGGPAKAR; from the coding sequence ATGGCACAGATCGGAAAGGCGCCCTGCGACGACACGCTGATCCTGCATGGCGCGAAGGCACAGGAGGGCGCCTGTCCCGATGCCTCCAAGCCCTGGGTGCTGGCCGCGGCCATCGTGGGCTCGAGCATGGCCTTCATCGACGGCACGGTCGTCAACGTGGCGCTGCCTGCCATCCAGGCCGACCTGCGCGCCACGGCGTTCCAGGCGCAATGGGTGGTCGAGAGCTATGCCTTGCTGCTCGCGGCGCTGCTGCTGGTGGGCGGGGCGCTCGGCGACCATTTCGGCCGGCGCCGGATCTTCGCGATCGGCGTGGCGATCTTCGCCATCGCCTCGGTGGCCTGCGGTCTCTCGGGCAACGTGCAGCAGCTGATTGCCGCTCGCGCGGCACAGGGCATCGGCGGGGCCTTGCTGGTGCCCGGCAGCCTTGCGCTCATCAGCGCCGCATTTCCCGAGAAGGAACGCGGCAAGGCGATCGGCACCTGGTCGGGCTTCAGCGGCATCACGGCGGCCGCGGGACCGGTGCTCGGCGGCTTCCTGGTCGACCATTTCTCGTGGGCGTGGGCCTTTCTCATCAACGTGCCGATGGCGCTGCTGGTGATGTGGATCGTGTGGCGCCACGTGCCCGAAAGCCATGGCTCGTCGGCCAGCGGCGGACTCGACTTTTTCGGCGCGCTGCTGGCCACCGCCGGCCTCGGCGGCATCGTCTACGCGTTCATCGAGGCGCCCACGCAGCACTGGAACTCACCCGCGGTGCTGGCGGCGCTGGCCATCGGCATCGCCGGCAGCGTGGGCTTCATTGCCGCGGAGCGCAAGGCACGCACGCCGATGCTGCCGCTGGCGCTGCTGCGCATCGGCAACTTCAGTGGTGCCAACCTGCTGACCTTGCTGCTCTACGCGGCGCTGGGTGGCGGGTTGTACTTCTTCCCGCTCAACCTGATCCAGGTGCAGGGCTACTCGGCCACGGTGGCGGGTGCCGCGCTGCTGCCGTTCATCCTCATCATGTTCGCGCTCTCGCGCTGGGCCGGCCAGCTGGTCGACCGCTTCGGCCCGCGGCTGCCGCTGGTGATCGGTCCCGCGATTGCCGCCGTGGGTTTTGCACTGTTCGCGGTGCCCGGTGTCGGCGCGAGCTACTGGAGCGGCTTCTTTCCCGCGGTGGTGGTGCTGGGCCTCGGCATGACCGTGACCGTGGCGCCGCTCACCACCACCGTGATGAACGCGGTGGGGCCCGAACAGGCGGGCGTGGCCTCGGGCGTCAACAACGCGGTGTCGCGCGCGGCCGCGGTGCTGGCCATCGCGGTGTTCGGCGTGGTCATGGCCTGGGCCTTCGACGGCGCCTTGTCCGAGAGCCTGCGCGCCATGGGGGCCTCGGCGCAGGTGTCGTCGTTTCTCGAAGGCGAGCGCAGCAAGCTGGCCGGCGCCGCGCTGCCGCCGGGCGTGGATGCGGCCACCGCCGCGGCCTTGAAGCGCGCAGTGGCCGAGTCCTTCGTGGCCGGCTTTCGCTGGGTGATGCTGCTGAGCGCCGGCCTGGCCGTGCTCAGTGCCTTGAGCGCCTGGCTGATGATTGGCGGCGGGCCTGCGAAAGCGCGGTAA
- a CDS encoding MATE family efflux transporter produces the protein MRATSENAATGQSGLRGTPVAPAGAPRALWKTFLFFLAPMLLSNILQSLSGTINNIYVGQMIGVGALAAVSSFFPVMFFFIAFVIGLGAGASVLIGQAWGARDAAKAKAVAGTTLSVGILLGLAVAVFGGAFTTPLLALLGTPPDVLADSTRYARIMLIAMPGLFVFLLSTAMLRGVGDTMTPLLTLIISTAAGLIVTPALIRGWGGLPQLGVASGAWATVVGFVASTLWLGWRLRRRGSPLAPDAEFIRHLRIDPRLLKAVLKVGVPTGVQMIVVALAEIALLSLVNGYGSSATAAYGAVNQVVAYVQFPAISIAITASILGAQAIGAGRADRLGDIAKTALLMNLVLTGGLVLLGYLFSRHLMGFFITSAPVIEIAQTLLHIMLWSLVIFGMASAISGIMRASGSVLVPTAISILCLIGIEVPVAWFMSHRIGLNGIWYAYPVTFGAMLLLQTAYYRLVWRKKAIRRLV, from the coding sequence ATGAGAGCAACCTCCGAGAACGCAGCCACGGGCCAGAGCGGCCTGCGTGGCACGCCGGTCGCACCCGCCGGTGCGCCGCGCGCGCTGTGGAAGACCTTCCTGTTCTTTCTCGCGCCGATGCTGCTCAGCAACATCCTGCAGTCGCTCTCCGGCACCATCAACAACATCTACGTCGGCCAGATGATCGGCGTCGGCGCGCTGGCGGCCGTGTCGAGCTTCTTTCCGGTGATGTTCTTCTTCATCGCCTTCGTGATCGGGCTGGGCGCTGGCGCGTCGGTGCTGATCGGCCAGGCCTGGGGCGCGCGCGATGCCGCCAAGGCCAAGGCCGTGGCCGGTACCACGCTGTCGGTCGGCATCCTGCTCGGGCTGGCGGTGGCCGTGTTCGGCGGCGCCTTCACGACGCCGCTGCTCGCCCTTCTGGGCACGCCGCCCGACGTGCTGGCCGACTCCACGCGCTATGCCCGAATCATGCTGATCGCGATGCCCGGGCTGTTCGTGTTCCTGCTGTCAACTGCCATGCTGCGCGGGGTCGGCGACACCATGACACCGCTGCTCACGCTGATCATTTCCACGGCGGCCGGCCTCATCGTCACACCCGCACTCATCCGCGGCTGGGGCGGCCTGCCGCAGCTCGGTGTTGCCAGCGGCGCCTGGGCCACGGTCGTGGGCTTCGTGGCCTCGACGCTGTGGCTTGGATGGCGCCTGCGCCGCCGCGGCAGCCCGCTGGCGCCCGACGCGGAATTCATCCGCCATCTGCGCATCGACCCCAGGCTGTTGAAGGCGGTGCTCAAGGTGGGCGTGCCCACGGGTGTGCAGATGATCGTGGTCGCACTGGCCGAAATTGCCCTGCTCTCGCTGGTCAACGGCTATGGCTCCAGCGCCACTGCGGCGTACGGTGCGGTGAACCAGGTGGTGGCCTACGTGCAGTTTCCGGCCATCTCGATTGCCATCACGGCGTCGATCCTTGGCGCGCAGGCCATCGGCGCGGGCCGTGCGGACCGGCTGGGCGACATCGCCAAGACGGCGCTGCTGATGAACCTGGTGCTGACCGGCGGACTGGTGCTGCTGGGCTACCTGTTCTCGCGCCACCTCATGGGCTTTTTCATCACCAGCGCGCCGGTGATCGAGATTGCGCAGACGCTGCTGCACATCATGCTCTGGAGCCTCGTCATCTTCGGCATGGCCTCGGCCATCTCGGGGATCATGCGGGCCAGCGGGTCGGTGCTGGTGCCCACGGCCATCTCGATCCTCTGCCTGATCGGCATCGAGGTGCCTGTGGCCTGGTTCATGAGCCACCGCATCGGGCTCAACGGCATCTGGTATGCCTACCCCGTGACCTTCGGCGCGATGCTGCTGCTGCAGACCGCCTACTACCGCCTGGTGTGGCGCAAGAAGGCAATCCGGCGGCTGGTGTAG